GGCCTCAAGCCCGTATTTTGTCCAACACCCGCGAGCCAAATATCTCCCGCCCGTGCACCCGGTCCACGCAAACCCCAACATCTATCCGTTGCGCCCGCCTCTCCCACTATCCACACGCTTCCACCCACCGGCTTAAAccccaccgcctcctcccctccctccgaTGACCCCCGCCTCCCCGTAGCCTCGgcgtccccgcccccgcccctcccATGGCCGCCCCACCCGctcgcgcgcctccgccgccggcgccccaccCGCATCCGCTGCTCCTGctgcgcctccgcccgccgcccgctcggATTCCCCCGGcccgccgcctgcgcctgcgccacCTCGCCTGGGCGGCgaccgccacggccgccgcggcctccgtgGCCCCCGACGACATCTCGCAGCTCAACTACCGCCTCCGCGCCAtcgtccgccgccgcgacgccgccgccgccgcgccggcctcctcgtcctccgccgccgtcgaccccgCGCAGGCCGAGGCCTTCCTCCGCATGATCCGCGACCAGCagcgcctcggcctccgccagctccgcggggaggaggcggagggcgACGGGGACAGGGACGAGGAGGGCGGGGGGAGGGCGAGgaagggggtggcggcgggaagCTCGCTGGGGCACCGGGTGGACCCGCGGGAGCTGGAGCCAGGGGAGTACGTCGTGCACAAGAAGGTCGGCGTCGGCAAGTTCGCCTGCATCAGCGCTGAGGACGGCGTCGACTACGTCTTCATCCAGTACGCCGACGCCATGGCCAAGCTCGCCGTCGACCAGGCCGCGCGCATGCTCTACAGATACAACCTGTATGGCCTCCTTAAACCTCATCCACCCCTCGTTTGCATACTATACTGCTTCTGCGCTGCAACCCTTTAGATTGGAAAATGAAAATTGTGTTCCTTCTATCAATGTACCCCAATTGGAAATGCTAGTCGGTACTACAAACAGACATTTGAAACTGTCATTTTCAGGCTGGAGGTGGCTTTTGCAATTCTCATTGTTTGCAATGGACACGTTCACTTGAATTTTGCTTTCATGCAATGCTATGACCTATGAGCCATTATCTTGATCTCTACTGGAAATTAAAAATTCACGTTAACCATTTATTCAGATTAACGTCTTTTTCAGGCCTCACGAGAAGAAGCCACGGAATTTGAGCAAACTGAATGATCCTTCTACCTGGGAGAAGCGGAGGCTGAAAGGAAAGCTTGCTATTCAGGAGATGGTTGTCGACCTGATGGAGTTGTATTTGCAGAGGATGAGGCAGAGCAGACCTCCATACCCAAAGCCTCTGGAAATGGACGAGTTTGCTGCTGAATTTCCGTATGAGCCTACTCCAGATCAATGCCAGGTCTACTTGAATCAAATGCTATTATTTGTCCTTCTAAAAAATTTGCCTTTTACATTCCTTATTTTTTTCTAAGTTTGTACAAACAGAAAAATTGCAGTTATCCTTTCACTGACATAGATGGTAGAGAAACTAACACCCTTGATGATTGACGTGGTGTTTGTATTTGCTACTTTAGATCCTGTTCAACATTGCATGATattttctccaaaaaaaaaatccttcctGGTCTGGCAGATGCTTAGGTCATGGGTGAAATGTACAGCAACGCTTTATGCCCTCAGAATCTGTAGCTAGATTGCTTCCTGATTTCTGGCATACATGTACTGCTCTTTTTGGGTTGAGCTTAGAAGTCTTTTCTGATCCATTCGCAACAATAAAGAGGGTGGAAAGGAGATTTTACATGCCTAGTGACTCTTTGCTGCCGACAAAGCGTGACAAAGTGGCGTGCCACATAGGAAAGGGGACAAATGTGAGCCCAAAAGAAAAGTTTGAGGATAGGAACAGTCGCTTTGTGATTGTTGAGGGATGAAATTGAGCCTCGGGGACAGATTGAGAACAAACTAATTCTAAATTTCTAATCACAATAGTCCTACTGGGATCCAACTGTCCTAATATATTAACATGAAAATTTCCCTGAGTAGGATCTGAATTATTATAATTGCATGTCATTGCTATGTTCTTGCTTCTCAATTGTTTTGAAAACCATATCTGGtataattttctttttcttttccatcaCGAAGACATGATGGATTTCTTCCTAATCCTGTGATGTCTGTTTGATTAAGTAGTTCATGTACGATTGTACGGAGAACAAAAATTCTCAATAATCACATTCTGATGGCAGGCTTTTATAGATGTTGAGAAGGATCTGATGGAAAGGGAAACACCAATGGATAGATTAATCTGTGGAGATGTAGGCTTTGGCAAAACGGAAGTCGCAATGCGTGCTATATTCATTGTTGTATCTGCAGGATATCAAGCTATGGTTCTCGCACCAACGATAATACTTGCCAAGCAACACTATGATGTAATGACTGAGCGTTTTGCCACCTATCCGAAAATAAAGCTTGCCATAGTTAGTGGTGCTCAGGTATGCCATGGCAAAAATCAGTTTATCGGACAATATAATGTATTCAAGTTCTTTTCCCTTCAGAACATtctaattttgtatttttattatTGATCCTAGAACATGTGGAACCATAATCTCCTGGTTCATAATTCATAACAGCCTAACACGGtgcgagaaaaaaaatcatatgcaTATGACTTATATTATTTGCTAGAAAGGTAATAGATAATATATATGCAAAGCTGTGATAGTGCTGCGTTTTTGCTTAATGTTATAAATTCTCAGATTATCAAACTTATTTTAATGAAGCATATATTCTCATCCGATAGTGATTGGGAATTTTTATAATTATTCATTACTTTTGGAATGGTAGTGCTGTTTTGATGTCAAGTGTGTGGCTGCAGCCTTGCAGACCCCTCAATGTCACGGTTAATACATCTTAAAACAAATTTATTTGCTTAAGGGTCAACTGTCCATTGCATTGCATAACATataatctctctttttttttgcagagcAAAGAGGAAAAAGATGAGCTAATAACAAAGATTAAGAACGGAGATTTGCATATCATTGTTGGTACTCATGCTCTCCTTACAGAAAGGATGGCCTATAACAATCTTGGTCTTCTAGTGGTGGATGAAGAACAAGTACTTTTCTGAATCTTGCTACATTTTCTTTTTCCGTCCTTGAAATGTTCTTTCTTGTTTTTTCTTGaatatgcaggagagctgcatatcATTGCGTCAAGAGAGGAAAGGGACCAAAATAGCCTTACAACACACACCAGACACACTACCTAGGGATATGTTTTTGTTTAGATTACATACGCGCCCTGGACTGGAAAACAAAGAAACAACCACGACCATTACACTGATCCCAGCTGTCAGCCAGTACGGCTGGCAGCAACCAGAACACTGTGTCCTTTTGCCCCAGCCAGAAGCCATAGATCAGCATCTTCCTGAGCCAGGAGCAACGCTCAGTCGAGCCTGGGTGAGGCTCCATTAAACACAATTTCATTTCATGTCCTCCAAAAGGTCCAGGCAGCAACCAGAACACTGTGTCCTTTTGCCCCAGCCAGAAGCCATAGATCAGCATCTTCCTGAGCCAGGAGCAACGCTCAGTCGAGCCTGGGTGAGGCTCCATTAAACACAATTTCATTTCATGTCCTCCAAAAGGTCCAGGCGCCTAGAACGACCAAAGTGTTAAAACCCCCTCTAGCCCTTGTACTGATTGAGTCATGAGCATGTTGCCACCAAACAAAAAGGTCAGAGTTATCCACCTGTGGTGTCAATGTATAGATCCTGAAACGGCCTAGAAGCTGATGCCAAAATTGTCGTGCAAATACACAACCCGAGAGGAGGTGGTGGATGGTCTCATCTTCTTGTTCACAGAGGGGGCACTCCTCTGGATGAGGGAGTCCTCTCCTGGCCAGTCTGTCAGCTGTCCAGCAGCGGTTATGAGCCATCAGCCATAGGGAAGaacttgcattttttttttcagagccCAGGTTCCCCAAATGGCCAAATCAGTTTGCTTGGTGCAAAGCATACTGATCCACTGAAAAAGGCCTCATAAGTTGATCTGGTGGTGAATTGTCCAGAGGCCTCTAATTGCCATTTATGCACGTCTTCCACCTCTGGCTGTAATATGACTTCCTGAACCAAATGCCATACAGCAAGGAATTCCGAGAGAACTGCCTCCAAATGATGGCTCTTTCTTGTTTTACTGTCATTTGAGTTTGGTTGCCGTTCTAGTCTGGTGATGTTGTGCAGTAGTTTGATTATGATGATTAGGATGAAAGGCAAGTACCCAGTAATGACTTGATTATTGGAAAGCTAAAATTAGTTTTATTCTTTTCGAAGCCCACAAAACTGAATTTCTGAAATGTTAGATCTAGCTCATATAGTTTAATGATGTGTTGACATCTTGCAAGAAATTTCAAGTCCAACTGCACGTtatcatattttatttttctttgatgCATATATCTTCACATactccatctttcttctttacagaAGTTTGGTGTCCAACAAAAGGAGAAGATTGCATCATACAAAGCTTCTATTGATGTTCTTACACTCTCTGCAACACCCATCCCACGAACCTTGTATCTGGCTTTGACTGGTTTCCGGGATGCAAGGTAAGGTGTGGTCACAGTACCATGTTCTTTTGTACTTTTACCTTTCTTCTTGCCGAGAGAGAGGAGATATTGTGTCCTTGAGAGTTTAAACACAGATGGTTTATTCTTTTATTGCAGAATGTGATGGTTACTAGTTACACTGCTTTCTTAAGACCACACCTAATGATTATCATAAGACATCAACAAGaaattcagtttttttttaatattacTTGCTAACTGATCTACTGCTCCCTTTAGTCCCTATCAATCTGCTGATACTTCTCACTGGAGTGTGTTGTCCATCTGGGGTTAATGTAAAATTGTGACATAAATATAAAGGATGTGGCTAAATGGTCTTACTCTTACTGTATTTTGTTTAATACTTGTTCAAAAGATGGATAATTGCTAGCAATGTACCCAATTGTTTCAAATAAAACTTGTAGTGTAAGGATCTCTACAAGAGTACCATCTGTGGATTTTTCTTTTGCCATATTAGATTCCATGTATGATTGGATTATAGCTTGGAACAAATCAGTTAACAATCAGAACTACTAAGGTGATATGCTTGATATATTAGATAATGTTATTCCTTGTAGTGTTTATGTTTGCATGGTTCTTCATAATTTGGACACTTTAACTGCACTCAACTTTTATACTTCATTTTCTTGTTTTCTTATTGAAGTATATTTCTACTTTCAGTTTAATGTCTACACCACCTCCTGAAAGAGTTGCTGTAAAGACATATGTGTCAGCATTTAGTAAAGAAAGGGCCCTATCAGCTATCAAGTTTGAGCTGCAACGTGGCGGTCAAGTCTTCTATGTTGTACCACGAATAAAAGGTCATTGTTATCTTCAGATGGTTTTGTTCATGCTAGTTCATTAGATCCTCATAATGCACGAATCACAAATTTGTTTTCGTGATAGTTCTCGTTTTACTGTTCTTCAAGTTGTCCTGTTACCATGGGAAACAGTTGGCATGGTTGAGCCAAATTCACAGAATATGCGGTCAATGAGATATCTTGATTTTGTGTCTATATTATTTTATGGTGCAATGGTTCTTACATAACGAGATATACACCTGTATGAACTTTTTGGATAAAACAGTGCACTTGCATTTTGAAATACACATGCATTTCTCATATTTCATTTCATCATTCAACAGCAATAGACGATGTGTTGCAGTTTCTCAAGGACTCTCTGCTGGATGTACCGATCGCTGTTGCTCATGGAAAGGTAAGTTAACTAAGCTGTCAAGCAGGGCATCTGCTTTACTGTGCTATTTCATAATCCCTTGCACTTCAATAAACATTATCTATATTTGTATACCTTGCATTGTATTTGAAACCAAGATGTAAATGAAGATTTCCTACTATTTTCTCTTTAGCTTATTCCTTTGTGGGTAGGTGCCATGCTGTGGTTGGTTATTGTCCAAAATAATTCAAGTGGATGTTCTGTCTGGGACTCACGGACGACCTCACTCTTCTATAGCTCATATCATTTTATGCATTGATTCATTTGTTTAAGcttaacaacaacaacaacaacaacatagccttttttcccaagcctTTTTTAAGCTTAACATGCCAACTTAATTCAATTCTTTATGTTAAATTGCTACCTGTGCCCTGAAAGTGTTTATGACCCAGTTGCTAACTATTGACTATATTTCTTGTTAAATATTGCCTGCAGAAAATGTCAAAGAACATACAATTTGCTATGGAAAAGTTTGCCAGTGGGGAAGTAAAAATTCTTGTCTGCACACATATCATTGAAAGTGGAATAGATATAGCAAATGCCAATACAATGATTGTCCAATTTGCTGAACTATTTGGACTTGCTCAGCTGTATCAGGTGGCTTTCTTTTCTTGTATGTTTTTTCTTTGCCTTGTTAGCAGAATATTTAATGTTACAATGCTTAGATCATATCAGCATGATTAAGTGTTAAATCATGCTCAATTGACAAATACTCTAATAAGGTGCATGTCTCTACTATCAAATCTCAAGCCCATTGTTTTTCCTTTCCTTCAGTTACGAGGAAGAGTAGGAAGATCAGGGAGGGGAGGTTTTGCATACCTCTTCTACACGGATAAGTCTTTGCTCTCAAGAGTTGCAATGGTGAGCTCTACAGCAACGACTTTTAGTTTCTTATTATATCCATTATTTTGTCCCAATAATGTTTACTGTATCTGATACTGAAAGCATATTTGGCTGTTATACAAGATGTGGAAGTCCCAGTAGCAAACAGAACCTGACCTTGATTATTCAGATATCTTATGCTTGTTACTTGCGTTATGCTAAGATAAATTTACAGAATAGCTGGCACTAGTACCTTGTTAGTTGTTTGGGCACGTTTGTAGAAGAGACCTACTCACACGGGGCAGAATACTGCCACACCAATAACCCTCCCGCAGCCGCATACACAAGATATCATGTCATTAACGTAAGAATCATGCTATTTAGTCGGTTGCTTTCAGATGTACTTTAAGATCAGGtcaaactcttgaaactttgactgttacttttaaaatgttttgttagagtatattaggcaactccggatatggttagtttaggattgattgtaatcctgGGATAACCTTCTTTATCTCTAGcagaggctacttgccctccaagccatgtactcctatatataccgcccaaggggctcaatgcaatacatcgaccacattatacgcatcctactttcctaTCTGGTATCACGAGACTAGGTTCTAACCCTAGGCCTCCGGCTTCCGCTGTCCTCGCGCCGCCCCCGGGGAGATCAATCAGatcgatctccgccgggggctGCGCCCTCGTAGGATCAGCGCGCGGATCCCTCCgatccgccgcgccgtcgcgtcGTCAAGCACAGCAGAAGGACCTACCTCCCGTGGTGATGCGATCTCGTCGGCTCCCTCGTCGCCCCTTCCTCGCCGACTCCCCCCGTGCGCGCGGCCCCGTGCTAGCCCTCTCTTCTCTTGCGCCGTCGCTGCCCTGTGCACGACCGCGAGGCTGCGGAGGAGGTACGAGGTGCGCCAGGCTGTTGCGCCATCGGAGTCGCGAGATCGGGCCGGGTTACTGCGCCGCCCGGTCGATTCCGGCGCCGCCCGTTGAGATCCGTTGCCGGGACGAGCTGCAGCGGGGTCACCCCGCTTCGCCCCGGCCTCCACGCTCCTCCACCACGTCgctcctccgccgtcgccggcgggccGCGTCATCGTGGGGGCTCCATCCCATCTCGGCATCCCCAGCACCTCTCCGCCAGGCACCTCCCGACCCACGCACGGGCCCCGGCCGCTCCCCACATCAGCGgagggcgcgccgccgcgccggaatCAAAGGAGGCAGCGCCGGCGTCCCGCTCCCTCATCTGCCcgatctccttttctttttctgctcGTGTTGACCACGGGGGAAGGGATAAGGGGAGGGGCACTGCTAGGGGTACCTCGAGAATGTACCCAAGGTTCGTTTGCTGCTgcagtttttttcttttccgatctaagatcggtttgcgtcgccctgccgTTCGTCACCGTTCATCGTCGACACTCCCGAAGGACGAGGTTGTTGCTTCGCCCTCCAAGCTGCAACGATGACGttcgtgatcaagccaccctaccggtgtcgtcgccttttcaggtgctggcgccactcgccgccggtcttcatCAAGCAAGTGCTCgatccgcctccgcgcctcTAGCCGTTCTCGCGCGGACATCGCCAccgatgttcctgaaggaagacgtcgtcgccacccctgatctgagcgcgacacttgctgcaacctgcgccgtcgccacccctgttctgagcgtgacctaagtcgcaaaccgcgccgtctaccatcgtcatccgccgcaccgtcctgctgctatcttcggcaagaagctgctgagtttgtgtactcaagcacctcgacgacgcttcgacccgcgccccctccacggcttcgaccacgtTCACCTCGACTTTGGCTACTACggcactaaagggctatcatctgcatgagtctccagtcaaagctttcgcaccggcgttccgactgcggggggatacgtctccattattctccagtctgaccgttcgtgttgctaccgctacgactgcggggggatgttagagtatattaggcaactccggatatggttagtttaggattgattgtaatcccgggataatcttccttatctctacgataggctacttgccctccaagccatgtacttctatatataccgcccaaggggctcaatgcaatacatcgaccacattatacatCCTACTTTCCTACATGTTTAGTTTGGATTCATACATGTACATGCTTGAAAGTACTTTCTGTTAAGGGTATAATAGTCAAGGGTAATATTAATCTCCTAGTCTAGGGTTCATCCTCAAAAAACCAACACCCTTAAACTCTTTCATGGTCTTATAAATTTATTGTATTTTATAAACATATTTAGATATTCTAGTAGAAATAATGGTTAGAGGTACTCGTTGGGAAACGCGGCATGCCCAAAACATTgagtattttttttactggAGGGTGGGAATAGGAGGCTTCTTTTGCTTTACGGAACCAAGCAAGTATTTAACCTCCAAAAGAGTCCATTTATGACAGGCAGATCAGAGCCTTCTACATTTGCCATTTAACATTTCCATCTACAGGATAGACTTGGAGCTATTGAGGAGCATTCAGAGCTTGGCCAAGGTTTCCATGTTGCAGAGAAAGATATGGGTATCAGGGGGTTTGGAAGTTTGTTTGGTGATCAACAGTCTGGAGATGTTGCAAATGTTGGCATCGATCTATTCTTTGATATGCTTTTTGACAGCTTGTCAAAGGTATCTTCATTTGTTGAGACACACATTTTACTAAATTTTCCCTCATTTTATTCTTGTACTTAATTCATTCTTTTTGGGCCTGTAATAGAGCCTATAACTCTGATATATTTTGTCATCATGGCATTGGTTATCTAACATCATGTTTGGCCTTAAAACTATTGAATCTTTTGCCTATGAAATTTATTCCTTTCTTTTGAGTCTTGAGGTGTGCATTATTGTCTTTTGAATCTTGAGAGTTGGGACCACTCAAGATAATTAATACAGTTTTGGCTAGTCCAAATGCATCAACCTGTATATTTGTATTTTTCAATTCCAGTTTGAAACTACTTGGGAAGAATTATGCTTTGTTTTTAATATTGAGTAATTTAGCAATTTCTGCATTTTGTGTTAATTTTTCCGTTATAATCTTGACATGATTCTTTGCACTCTTTCAGGTTGATCAGTTTTGCCTTGTACCTGTTCCTTATAAAGACGTTCAGGTGAACCTGAAAATACTTCTCAATTTGGTCAACATAGCTTGCTTATGCAAGCATTACATCATGATATGTTGTGATTCTATTAAAACATTGTTTCTGAGTGGCTCTTTTCTTCGAACAGCTGGATGTAGACATTTCTCCTCATCTCTCCTCTGAATACATAAGTTATCTGGAAAATCCTGTTGAATTGCTCAATGAAGCAGCAAAGGCTGCAGAGAAAGATCTATGGACCTTAATACAGTTCACAGAAGATCTTCGTCGACGATACGGAAAGGAGCCCCGTGATATGGAGGTCGGGAAGTGCTAATATGTTCAGAGTTGATGGTTTCAGTTTAG
The genomic region above belongs to Panicum virgatum strain AP13 chromosome 8N, P.virgatum_v5, whole genome shotgun sequence and contains:
- the LOC120685364 gene encoding ATP-dependent DNA helicase At3g02060, chloroplastic-like; protein product: MAAPPARAPPPPAPHPHPLLLLRLRPPPARIPPARRLRLRHLAWAATATAAAASVAPDDISQLNYRLRAIVRRRDAAAAAPASSSSAAVDPAQAEAFLRMIRDQQRLGLRQLRGEEAEGDGDRDEEGGGRARKGVAAGSSLGHRVDPRELEPGEYVVHKKVGVGKFACISAEDGVDYVFIQYADAMAKLAVDQAARMLYRYNLPHEKKPRNLSKLNDPSTWEKRRLKGKLAIQEMVVDLMELYLQRMRQSRPPYPKPLEMDEFAAEFPYEPTPDQCQAFIDVEKDLMERETPMDRLICGDVGFGKTEVAMRAIFIVVSAGYQAMVLAPTIILAKQHYDVMTERFATYPKIKLAIVSGAQSKEEKDELITKIKNGDLHIIVGTHALLTERMAYNNLGLLVVDEEQKFGVQQKEKIASYKASIDVLTLSATPIPRTLYLALTGFRDASLMSTPPPERVAVKTYVSAFSKERALSAIKFELQRGGQVFYVVPRIKAIDDVLQFLKDSLLDVPIAVAHGKKMSKNIQFAMEKFASGEVKILVCTHIIESGIDIANANTMIVQFAELFGLAQLYQLRGRVGRSGRGGFAYLFYTDKSLLSRVAMDRLGAIEEHSELGQGFHVAEKDMGIRGFGSLFGDQQSGDVANVGIDLFFDMLFDSLSKVDQFCLVPVPYKDVQLDVDISPHLSSEYISYLENPVELLNEAAKAAEKDLWTLIQFTEDLRRRYGKEPRDMELLLKKLYVRRMAADLGISWIYPSGKKIFMKTNMNKKVFRLMTEAMTSETHRNSLSFVGKEIKAELLVSLPDTLLLNWLFHCLAECYAVIPALVKY